CCGAGTTGCACGACCACTGCGGCTCGCTCGGCGCGCTGACCGTGCTCAACGGCTCGCTGCATGAATATCGCTGGGACGGAAGTCAACTGGTGCGCCGCCGGCTCGACGCGGGCGATCAAGCGGGATTCCCGCTGGGCTGGGTGCACGATGTGATGCGCGCGCCTGAGGCTCCCGTGCGCATCGCGACCGGACCTACATTGAGCGTGCACGCGTACTCGCCCCCGCTGACCGCGATGTCGTATTACGAAGTGACCCAGGCCAAGACGTTGCGGCGCAGCCGCACCATCCTCACCGACGAGCCCGAAGGACCGGCGGCATGACGGTGCATGATCTGCTGGCCACCGCGCGTGGTCGGCTGCGGCGCCTGCCGGCCGACGAGGTTCCCACCGCGCTGGGCCGCGGCGCGTTCCTGGTCGACATTCGCCCCGCGGCACAACGTGTGCAAGAGGGCGAAGTGGTCAACGCCTTCGTCATCGAGCGCAATGTCCTGGAATGGCGGCTGGACCCCGAGAGCGACGCCCGCATCCCTGAGGCGGGCAATCACGACATCGAGTGGGTCATCCTGTGCCAGGAGGGCTACACATCCAGCCTGGCCGCGGCCTCGCTGCAGGAGATCGGCCTGTACCGGGCCACCGACGTCATCGGCGGATACAAGGCCCTCAAGGACAAGGGCATCCTGATCTAGGCGGCCACCACGTGCGCGAGGTCCAGGACGTCTGGCTTTAGCCGAAGTCGCCCGCGTCGCGCCGCAGGTGCGTCAGCACCGACACCAGCGTGCGGGTGCGTGAGGGTGACAGCCCGATCTGTGCGAACACCTTGGCGTTCAGGTCGGTGGTCGCCACCGAACCAAGATCGCGTCCGGCATCCGTGATCTCCACCAGCGTGCCGCGTCCGTCGGCGGGGTTGGGCACCCGGCGCACCAGCCCCGCCTCCTCCAGCCGGTCCACCGTGTTGGTCACCGAGGTGGGGTGAACCTGAAGCCGCGCACTGGCTTTGGCCATCGGCATGGAGCCCGCCCGGCTGAACGAGAGCAGCATCAGCAGCTCGTAACGCGAAAATGTCAAACCGTGCGGGCGCAACACATCTTCGACCCGCGCCAGCATGATCTGGTGCGCACGCATCACCGACGTGACGGCGGCCATCCCGTCGGCGACCTCACCCCAGCCGTTCTCGACCCAATGGCGATGGGCATCGTCGACGGGATCGAACGGCAGAGTCATGGTTCCGGCGAATCTTTACCGGTGACTGAAGTTGGCGGGGCGCTTCTCGACGAACGCGGCCATGCCCTCTGACTGGTCGGCGGTGCCGAATGCCGAGTGGAAGATCCTGCGCTCGAACAGCAATCCCTCGGCGAGGCTGGACTCGAAGGCCCGGTTGACGGCTTCCTTGGCCATCATCGAGGCCGACAGGGACATCTCGGAGATGGTCTTCGCGACGGCCTTGGCCTCGTCGAGCAGGCTCTCGGTGGCGACCACGCGTGACACCAGACCACTGCGCTCGGCCTCGGCGGCATCCATGTTGCGCCCGGTGAGGATCATGTCCATGGCCTTCGCCTTGCCGATGGCACGGGTGAGCCGCTGCGACCCGCCCATGCCGGGCAGCACGCCCAGCTTGATCTCGGGCTGCCCGAACTTGGCGTTCTCGGCGGCGATGATCAGGTCGCACATCATGGCCAGCTCACAGCCACCGCCGAGGGCGTATCCGCTCACCGCGGCGATCGTCGGAGTCCGTACCGCACCCAACTTGCCCCAGGCGGCGAAGAAGTCGGAGCCGAACATGTCGCTGAACGACTGGTCGGCCATCTCCTTGATATCGGCACCCGCCGCGAACGCCTTCTCGCTACCGGTGATGATGATCGCCCCGATGCCCTGATCGGCGTCGAATTCCGCTGCGGCGGTAGTGACCTCATTCATCACCTGTGAGTTCAGCGCGTTGAGCGCCTTGGGCCGGTTCAGGGTGATGACAGCGACGCGGTCGATCCGCTCGGTGAGGATGGTTTCGAAAGTCATGACGCTCCTTGAATTCGCGTGAAGATCGCCGAGAAGTCTAGGCCCGAGCCGCCCGAGGTATTGAAGTCGTCGTAGATGTGGGCGGCCGCGAGACCGAGCTGTGCATCAACGCCGTTGGTGCGCACCGCATTGGCGGCCAGCCCCAAGTCCTTGGCCATCAGCGCGACCGCGAAGCCGGGTGTGTAGTCGCGATTGGCGGGGCTGGTGGGCACCGGGCCGGGCACCGGACAGTTCGACGTCAGAGCCCAGCACTGGCCCGAGGCGTTGGCCGCGACATCGAAAAGCGCCTGATGGCTCAGACCGAGCTTCTCGCCCAGTGCGAACGCCTCGCTGATCGCGATCATCGACACCCCGAGGATCATGTTGTTGCAGATCTTCGCGGCCTGCCCCACACCGGGACCGCCGCAGTGCACGATGCGCTTGCCCATGGCCGCCAGAATCGTTTCTGCGTCGGCGAACACCGCGTCATCGCCGCCCACCATGAACGTCAACGTCGCCGCGGTGGCGCCGGGCACACCGCCGGAAACCGGTGCGTCGGCGAAGCGATGCCCCGCCGCCGTCGCCGCATCATGTGCGGCGCGGGCGTCGGCCACATCGACGGTGGAGGAGTCGATGAACAGCGTGCCCGGACGCGCTGCGGGCAGCAGCTCCTGGTACGCGGCGAGCACATGCTCACCCTTGGGCAACATGGTGATCACCACATCGGCGGCCGCCGCTGCCGCCGTGCCCGATTCCGCCAGCGGCACGCCGGCCTCGGTGGCGGCAGCACGTGCCTGCTCGGACAGGTCGAAGGCGGTCACGGTGTGCCCGGCCTTCGTGAGGTTGACCGCCATCGGTAACCCCATGTGGCCCAAGCCGATAAAGGCAATGTTCGTCACGACCACTCCAGATCATCGTTGACCGGCTGGAAGAAGGCCTCGACATCGGCCGCGGTGACCTCGGCGAGTGTCTTCGGATTCCACTGCGGGTTGCGGTCCTTGTCGACCAGCTGCGCCCTGATGCCCTCGACCAGGTCGTGGGAGCTCACCGACTGGCTGGACACCCGGTACTCCTGCGTGAGAACTGCTTCCAGCGAGGGCAGTTCGCGTGCCCGCCGCACTGCTGCGAGCGTTACCGACAAGGCGATGGGGGAGCGGGTCAGGATCTGATCGGCGGCCGCGCGGGCACGTTCGTCGCCGTAGGCCTGCAGTGCGGCCACGATATCGGCGACGGTGTCGGCGGCGTAGCATTCGTCGATCCAACTGCGTTGGGCCAAAAGGTCACTCGACGGAGCGATGGCACCGTGCACTGTGAGCGCGGTGGCGATATCGCTGTCGATGATGGCCTTGACGAACTTCTCAAGCCGGTCATGGGGCACGTAATGGTCGGCGAATCCCAACGCGATGGCGTCGGCACCGGAGAAGGGGGCGCCGGTCAGTGCGGCGTGCAGTCCCAGCTGTCCCGGGGCACGGGAAAGCAGATAGGTTCCGCCCACATCCGGGATGAATCCGATGCCTACCTCGGGCATGCCGACCTTGGAGGTGTCGGTGACGATGCGGGTGTTGGCATGTCCAGCCACTCCGACACCGCCACCCATCACGATGCCATCCATCAGCGCCACATACGGTTTCGGGAACCGGCCGACCTGCGCGTTGAGTTGGTACTCCTCGCGGAAGAAGCGGCGGGCCACCACGCCGTCGATCTTGGCGCTGTCGTGGATCTCCACCACATCGCCCCCGGCGCACAGGCCGCGTTCCCCGGCGCCGGAGAGCACCACGGCGCGGATGTCGTCGTCGGCCTCCCACTCGGACAGGGCCACCGACATCGCGGTGATCATGTCGTTGGTCAGTGAGTTGATGGCCTTGGGGCGGTTGAGCGTCAGCAGGCCGACGCCCTTTTCGACCCGCGTCTGGATCTGATCCGTCACGCCGGAAGCCCTTCCTGGATAAGCTTGCGGGACACGATGACTCGCATGATCTCGTTGGTTCCTTCCAGAATCTGGTGCACCCGTAGGTCGCGGACGATCTTCTCGATGCCGTACTCGGCCAGGTAGCCGTAGCCGCCGTGTAGCTGCAACGCCTCGTTGGCCACCGTGAAACCTACGTCAGTGGCGATGCGTTTGGCCATGGCACACAGCTCGGCCGCACGCGGATCGCCCTCGTGCACCGCCGAGGCCGCACGCCAGACCATGGTGCGGGCGGATTCCAGCTCGGTGGCCATATCCGCGAGCCTGAACTGCAGCGCCTGGAACTTGATCAGCTCGTCGCCGAATGCCTTGCGTGTGCGCAGGTACTCGATGACCTTCTCCAGTGCGGATCGGGCACCCCCGAGTGAGCAGGACGCGATGTTGAGCCGTCCGCCGTTGAGGCCGCGCATCGCGATGGTGAATCCGATGCCTTCCTCGCCGATCCGGTTGCCCACCGGCACCCGGACATCCTCGAAGACGACCTGCGCGGTGGGCTGGGCGTGCCAGCCCATCTTGCGTTCGGGCGGCCCGAAGGACAGTCCCGGCGCGTCCTTGGGCACCACGATGGTCGAGATGCCCCGTGGGCCGGGGCCACCGGTGCGCGCCATCACCACGTAGAGATCCGCCGCTCCCGCGCCCGAGATGAACTGTTTGACCCCGTTGAGCACGTACTCGTCACCGTCGCGAACCGCGCTGGTTCGCAAGGCCGATGCGTCACTGCCGCATTCGGGCTCGGTAAGGCAATAGGCCCCGATCGTCTCCATGGTGCACATCGAGGGCAGCCATCGTTGGCGCTGCTCCTCATCGCCGAACTCGTCGATCATCCAGGCGGCCATATTGTGGATGGAGATGAACGCCGAGACGGCGGAGCACCCGGTGGCCATCGCCTCGAAGATCAACGAGGCATCCAGGCGGGTGAGCCCGGAACCCCCGACATCGGGGTTGATGTAGATGCCACCCATGCCCAGTGCCGCGGCCTTCGGGAACACCTCGACCGGGAAGTACTTGTCGCGGTCCCATTCCAGGGCGTGCGGCGCGATGTGGATATCGGCGAATTCCCGTGCCGTATTCCAGATTTCGCGCTGCTCGTCGGTGAGATTGAACATGGACAGTCCACTCAGTCCATGGTGGGAATGACGAAGGAAGCGCCTTCCTTGGTGCCCGAGGGCCAACGCTGGGTCACCGTCTTGGTCTTGGTGTAGAACCGGATCGAGTCGGGCCCGTGCTGGTTGAGGTCGCCGAATCCGGATCGCTTCCAGCCACCAAACGTGTGGTACGCCACCGGAACCGGAATCGGCACATTCACGCCCACCATTCCGGTGTTGACCTTGGCGCAGAAGTCGCGTGCGGTGTCGCCGTCGCGGGTGAAGATCGCGACACCGTTACCGAACTCATGCTCGGACGGCAGGCGCACGGCCTCGTCGTAATCCTTGGCGCGCACCACCGATACCACCGGCCCGAAGATCTCTTCTTTGTAGATGCGCATCTTGGGCGTCACGTGGTCGAAAAGTGATGCGCCGATGAAGAATCCATCCTCATGTCCGGACACGGTGAGATCGCGGCCGTCCAGGACCAGCTCGGCTCCCTCGGCGATGCCGATATCGATGTAGTCGCGCACCCTCTTGAGGGCGTCGGCGCCCACCAGCGGGCCGAAGTCGACGCCCTCGTCGAGGGACGGTCCGACCACCAGCTCGCGGGCGCGCTTGGTCAGGCCGTCGACGAGCCGTTCGGCGGTGGACTCACCGACGGGTACCGCGACCGAGATCGCCATACAGCGCTCGCCGGCCGAGCCGTATCCCGCACCGATGAGCGCATCGATGGCCTGGTCGATATCGGCGTCCGGCATGATGATCATGTGGTTCTTGGCGCCGCCAAAGCATTGGGCGCGTTTGCCGTTCGCGGTGGCGGTCTCGTAGATGTACTGCGCGATCGGGGTCGATCCGACGAAGCCGACGGCGGCGATGCGCGGATCGTGCAGCAGCGCGTCGACGGCGGTCTTGTCACCGTTGACGACGTTGAAGACGCCGGCCGGCAGTCCTGCTTCGAGGAACAGCTCGGCCAGGCGCAGCGGCACCGACGGGTCGCGTTCGGAGGGCTTGAGCACGAAGGCGTTTCCGCACGCCAGTGCGGGCCCGGCCTTCCAGAGCGGAATCATGGCGGGGAAGTTGAACGGGGTGATGCCCGCGACCACGCCCAGGGGCTGGCGGATGGAGTACACGTCGATACCCGTGCCCGCACCGCTGGTGTACTCGCCCTTGATGAGGTGGGGGATGCCGGTGGCGAATTCGCAGACCTCGAGCCCGCGTTCGATATCGCCCTTGGCGTCGGCATGCGTCTTGCCGTGCTCCTGGGACAGCATGGTGGCCAGGTCGTCGATCTCCGCGCGAACCAGGTCGACGAACTTGGCGAGCACACGAGCGCGTTGCTGAGGGTTGCGGGCGGCCCAGCCGGGCTGAGCTTCGGCGGCGTTCGCGATGGCCGCTTCGACTTCGGAAACGTCTGCCAGCGGCACCTGCCGTACCGGCTTGCCCAACGTCGGGTCGTAGACGTCGGCATAGCGGCCGGAGGTGCCGGGGACGTGCTTACCGGCGACGAAATGTGACAGTTGCGGTAACGAACTCATGGTGTAGCCCCTTGGGAAACGGTTGGATATCCGGGAGGTCGGCACTTCTGAATCTAGTTGGACATCCATGTAATGTCTAGTAGGACTTCCAGCTAAAAACCCTGGTGTTCACAGGGATCTCACAGGGATTTGCCACAGCGGCAGGCCGCGAGCGGTACTGTGAGGCCACGACGTGGCCGGACAGTTCGGGAACCTGTGGCGTAAGCATGGAACTCTTGCACTTGCCTGCTCGTTAAACGTCCAGTTGACTTGTTTGACGTCATCCGCGGAGGCCGCATATCGCGGCACCGCACTTCCAGGAGAGGATCACGACGGTGCGAACCACCAGCAATCCCATTCTTCGGTCGCTGCCCGGAAAAGAGGGTGGCGGCTATGCGCAGTTCGGGTCGGGCGCTGCAGGTGCCGGTGCCATGGCGGCCCAGCAGCTGCGGCAGGACCCCTACACCGCGTACCCGGAGGCGCAGGCCGGCGTATCCCGGCCACTGACCATCGACGATGTGGTGACCAAGACCGGTATCACCCTCGGCGTGATCGTCGCCGTCGCCGCGGCCGCGTTCTTCTTGATCAGCTCCAACACCGGGCTGGCGCTGCCGTTCCTCGCGGTCGGCGGCATCGGCGGTTTCATCATGGTGATGATCGCCAGCTTCGGGCGTAAGCAGGACAACCCGGCGATCGTGCTGAGCTACGCGGCGCTTGAGGGCCTCTTCGTGGGTGCCATTTCGTTTGTCATCCCGGCCAGCGTGGGTGTCGGAGGGGCCAGCGCGGGTGCGCTGATCGGTCAGGCAGTCCTCGGTACCGTCGGTGTGTTCATCGGCATGTTGTTCGTGTACCGCTCCGGCGCCATCCGCGTGACGCCCAAGTTCCAGCGGATGCTGCTGGCCGGTCTGGTCGGTGTGCTGGTGCTGGCGCTGGGCAACCTGGTGCTCGGCTTCTTCGGTATCGACATGGGTCTGCGCAGCGGTGGCCCGATCGCGATCATCTTCTCGCTGGTCTGCATCGGCATTGCCGCGTTCAGCTTCCTGGTCGACTTCGACGCTGCCGATCAGCTGGTGCGCGCCGGTGCGCCGGAGAAGGCTGCCTGGGGTATCGCCCTGGGTCTGGCCGTCACTCTGGTCTGGCTGTACGTCGAGATCCTGCGACTGCTGAGCTACTTCCAGAACGACTAGTTGTCGACAACAAAAAAGGGCGCCCCGTTCGCGGGGCGCCCTTTTTCATGTCACCGAGAAACGCGGACCCTGCCCGCGGCCTCGGCGGCATTGCGCCGCGCGGTCTCCACGTCTGGGTCGTACGCCAGGGCCACTCCCATACGGCGGGTGACGAAACTCTCCGGCTTCCCGAACAACCGCAGATCGGTGCGCGGTACGGCCAGGGCGGCCTCGAGCCCATCGAACACGACACCTTCCGCGTCGACCCCGCCATAGATCACCGCGCTGGCACCCGGGGTCTTCAACGACGTGTCGACGGGAAGCCCGAGGATGGCGCGCGCGTGCAGTTCGAACTCGTTCTGCCACTGCGTGATCATGGTGACCATGCCCGTGTCGTGCGGGCGGGGGCTTACCTCGCTGAAGTACACCTGATCGCCCTTGACGAATAGTTCGACGCCGAAAATTCCCTGCCCGCCCAGGTTTTCGGTGACGGACCGTGCGATGCGCTGTGCACTCCGCAGGGCTTCATCCGACATGGGGTGCGGCTGCCAGCTCTCGACGTAGTCGCCGTTGGCCTGCCGGTGCCCGATCGGCGCGCAGAAGCTGGT
This genomic window from Mycobacteroides chelonae contains:
- a CDS encoding cysteine dioxygenase translates to MTTASVLDLRRPGSAGSSPTRLRLPDLLRITDEGADDALHGRFDHLLPEGGLPVDERWATRIHADDELDVWLISWVPDKSTELHDHCGSLGALTVLNGSLHEYRWDGSQLVRRRLDAGDQAGFPLGWVHDVMRAPEAPVRIATGPTLSVHAYSPPLTAMSYYEVTQAKTLRRSRTILTDEPEGPAA
- a CDS encoding rhodanese-like domain-containing protein; this encodes MTVHDLLATARGRLRRLPADEVPTALGRGAFLVDIRPAAQRVQEGEVVNAFVIERNVLEWRLDPESDARIPEAGNHDIEWVILCQEGYTSSLAAASLQEIGLYRATDVIGGYKALKDKGILI
- a CDS encoding MarR family winged helix-turn-helix transcriptional regulator, with protein sequence MTLPFDPVDDAHRHWVENGWGEVADGMAAVTSVMRAHQIMLARVEDVLRPHGLTFSRYELLMLLSFSRAGSMPMAKASARLQVHPTSVTNTVDRLEEAGLVRRVPNPADGRGTLVEITDAGRDLGSVATTDLNAKVFAQIGLSPSRTRTLVSVLTHLRRDAGDFG
- a CDS encoding enoyl-CoA hydratase, with the translated sequence MTFETILTERIDRVAVITLNRPKALNALNSQVMNEVTTAAAEFDADQGIGAIIITGSEKAFAAGADIKEMADQSFSDMFGSDFFAAWGKLGAVRTPTIAAVSGYALGGGCELAMMCDLIIAAENAKFGQPEIKLGVLPGMGGSQRLTRAIGKAKAMDMILTGRNMDAAEAERSGLVSRVVATESLLDEAKAVAKTISEMSLSASMMAKEAVNRAFESSLAEGLLFERRIFHSAFGTADQSEGMAAFVEKRPANFSHR
- the mmsB gene encoding 3-hydroxyisobutyrate dehydrogenase, producing MTNIAFIGLGHMGLPMAVNLTKAGHTVTAFDLSEQARAAATEAGVPLAESGTAAAAAADVVITMLPKGEHVLAAYQELLPAARPGTLFIDSSTVDVADARAAHDAATAAGHRFADAPVSGGVPGATAATLTFMVGGDDAVFADAETILAAMGKRIVHCGGPGVGQAAKICNNMILGVSMIAISEAFALGEKLGLSHQALFDVAANASGQCWALTSNCPVPGPVPTSPANRDYTPGFAVALMAKDLGLAANAVRTNGVDAQLGLAAAHIYDDFNTSGGSGLDFSAIFTRIQGAS
- a CDS encoding enoyl-CoA hydratase/isomerase family protein, yielding MTDQIQTRVEKGVGLLTLNRPKAINSLTNDMITAMSVALSEWEADDDIRAVVLSGAGERGLCAGGDVVEIHDSAKIDGVVARRFFREEYQLNAQVGRFPKPYVALMDGIVMGGGVGVAGHANTRIVTDTSKVGMPEVGIGFIPDVGGTYLLSRAPGQLGLHAALTGAPFSGADAIALGFADHYVPHDRLEKFVKAIIDSDIATALTVHGAIAPSSDLLAQRSWIDECYAADTVADIVAALQAYGDERARAAADQILTRSPIALSVTLAAVRRARELPSLEAVLTQEYRVSSQSVSSHDLVEGIRAQLVDKDRNPQWNPKTLAEVTAADVEAFFQPVNDDLEWS
- a CDS encoding isobutyryl-CoA dehydrogenase, which translates into the protein MFNLTDEQREIWNTAREFADIHIAPHALEWDRDKYFPVEVFPKAAALGMGGIYINPDVGGSGLTRLDASLIFEAMATGCSAVSAFISIHNMAAWMIDEFGDEEQRQRWLPSMCTMETIGAYCLTEPECGSDASALRTSAVRDGDEYVLNGVKQFISGAGAADLYVVMARTGGPGPRGISTIVVPKDAPGLSFGPPERKMGWHAQPTAQVVFEDVRVPVGNRIGEEGIGFTIAMRGLNGGRLNIASCSLGGARSALEKVIEYLRTRKAFGDELIKFQALQFRLADMATELESARTMVWRAASAVHEGDPRAAELCAMAKRIATDVGFTVANEALQLHGGYGYLAEYGIEKIVRDLRVHQILEGTNEIMRVIVSRKLIQEGLPA
- a CDS encoding CoA-acylating methylmalonate-semialdehyde dehydrogenase; the protein is MSSLPQLSHFVAGKHVPGTSGRYADVYDPTLGKPVRQVPLADVSEVEAAIANAAEAQPGWAARNPQQRARVLAKFVDLVRAEIDDLATMLSQEHGKTHADAKGDIERGLEVCEFATGIPHLIKGEYTSGAGTGIDVYSIRQPLGVVAGITPFNFPAMIPLWKAGPALACGNAFVLKPSERDPSVPLRLAELFLEAGLPAGVFNVVNGDKTAVDALLHDPRIAAVGFVGSTPIAQYIYETATANGKRAQCFGGAKNHMIIMPDADIDQAIDALIGAGYGSAGERCMAISVAVPVGESTAERLVDGLTKRARELVVGPSLDEGVDFGPLVGADALKRVRDYIDIGIAEGAELVLDGRDLTVSGHEDGFFIGASLFDHVTPKMRIYKEEIFGPVVSVVRAKDYDEAVRLPSEHEFGNGVAIFTRDGDTARDFCAKVNTGMVGVNVPIPVPVAYHTFGGWKRSGFGDLNQHGPDSIRFYTKTKTVTQRWPSGTKEGASFVIPTMD
- a CDS encoding Bax inhibitor-1/YccA family protein; translation: MRTTSNPILRSLPGKEGGGYAQFGSGAAGAGAMAAQQLRQDPYTAYPEAQAGVSRPLTIDDVVTKTGITLGVIVAVAAAAFFLISSNTGLALPFLAVGGIGGFIMVMIASFGRKQDNPAIVLSYAALEGLFVGAISFVIPASVGVGGASAGALIGQAVLGTVGVFIGMLFVYRSGAIRVTPKFQRMLLAGLVGVLVLALGNLVLGFFGIDMGLRSGGPIAIIFSLVCIGIAAFSFLVDFDAADQLVRAGAPEKAAWGIALGLAVTLVWLYVEILRLLSYFQND